In [Leptolyngbya] sp. PCC 7376, a genomic segment contains:
- a CDS encoding SpoIID/LytB domain-containing protein: MLQSKAVLFGAGCLLGFSVLSSQPTAAKDVEIKVGIVQRFGEEESDTLTIGSLQGDRLRIEIETGGKPQILEANEITFTLGARDLKQPELSEHIVLSDQGTFETAEDSAKEWRSRGIEVEVTQPGRWQVWAHRDVYNTPLLRRLLLENLKAAGFNNPYLSSEVLKERAIASFVVGGYRYNRSNVSIYSANNLFEIQEDGGKKSRFAGRLRLQPNAYGTYSLVNEVNIETYLRGVVPYEIGKSAPNNAVEAQTIIARTYALRNLRRFEADNYEMCATVHCQVYKGLEGSTSRIDQAIARTKGLVLTYDNELVDALYSSTTGGVTASFSDVWNGAERPYLKAVIDSPNQVWDLGSASLADEQTFRKFIALDEGFNETGRNVFRWERSATLAELATTLQKYLEKTQHPLEGIKSVQKLEIIRRSPSGRVLELDVTTDKGIVKLLKNEIRSALGPPRSTLFYLQPTKNAQQQITGYTFIGGGFGHGVGMSQYGSYNLANLGWSAAKILDFYYPGTTLQPLNDSIVFWEASD; the protein is encoded by the coding sequence ATGCTTCAGTCGAAGGCTGTACTATTTGGTGCGGGTTGTTTACTGGGTTTTTCTGTGTTATCTTCCCAGCCCACTGCCGCGAAGGATGTCGAGATCAAAGTTGGTATTGTGCAACGCTTTGGTGAGGAAGAGTCTGATACTTTGACCATCGGTAGCCTGCAGGGCGATCGTCTCAGGATTGAAATTGAGACGGGTGGCAAACCCCAAATTTTAGAGGCGAATGAGATCACTTTTACCCTCGGTGCTCGCGATCTCAAGCAACCAGAACTGTCTGAACATATTGTCCTCAGTGACCAAGGTACCTTTGAAACGGCGGAAGATAGCGCCAAAGAGTGGCGATCGCGCGGGATCGAAGTGGAAGTTACGCAGCCGGGACGATGGCAGGTTTGGGCCCACCGGGATGTATACAATACGCCACTGCTTAGACGGTTGCTATTAGAGAATTTGAAAGCTGCAGGATTTAATAATCCTTATCTCAGTTCTGAGGTGTTAAAGGAGCGGGCGATCGCCTCTTTTGTAGTGGGCGGATACCGTTATAACCGTTCCAATGTATCCATATACTCCGCCAATAACTTATTTGAGATCCAAGAGGACGGCGGTAAGAAAAGTCGGTTTGCAGGTCGCCTGAGACTCCAGCCCAATGCCTATGGTACTTATTCGTTAGTGAATGAGGTCAATATTGAGACCTATTTGCGGGGTGTGGTTCCTTACGAAATTGGTAAAAGTGCTCCCAATAATGCGGTGGAAGCCCAAACGATTATTGCACGTACCTATGCCCTCCGAAATTTGCGGCGGTTTGAAGCTGATAACTACGAAATGTGTGCCACTGTCCATTGCCAAGTTTATAAAGGTCTCGAAGGCAGTACCAGTCGCATCGATCAGGCGATCGCCCGCACCAAAGGTTTAGTTCTCACCTACGACAATGAACTGGTGGATGCCCTATATTCTTCCACGACGGGCGGTGTAACGGCTTCCTTTAGCGATGTGTGGAATGGTGCCGAACGCCCCTATCTCAAAGCGGTGATCGATTCTCCCAATCAAGTATGGGATCTCGGTTCCGCATCCCTTGCTGATGAGCAAACCTTCCGTAAATTTATCGCCCTCGACGAAGGGTTTAATGAGACTGGCCGTAATGTATTCCGTTGGGAACGTTCCGCCACCTTAGCTGAACTCGCTACTACTCTCCAAAAATATCTCGAAAAAACCCAGCATCCGCTCGAAGGCATTAAGTCAGTTCAGAAGCTTGAAATTATTCGGCGATCGCCCTCCGGTCGAGTTTTAGAGTTGGATGTCACAACCGATAAAGGTATTGTTAAACTGCTAAAAAATGAAATCCGAAGTGCATTAGGGCCACCACGGAGCACATTATTTTATTTGCAACCTACCAAAAATGCCCAGCAACAAATCACGGGGTATACATTTATCGGTGGTGGTTTTGGCCATGGCGTTGGCATGAGTCAATATGGCTCTTATAACCTTGCAAACTTAGGTTGGTCAGCCGCAAAAATTCTAGATTTCTATTATCCTGGCACCACCCTACAACCCTTAAATGATTCAATTGTTTTTTGGGAAGCGAGTGACTAA